From the Lolium rigidum isolate FL_2022 chromosome 2, APGP_CSIRO_Lrig_0.1, whole genome shotgun sequence genome, one window contains:
- the LOC124692783 gene encoding UDP-N-acetylglucosamine transporter ROCK1-like yields the protein MGSASKPSPSAAAAPSRRKVALCLALLTLQYGAQPLISKRCVGREVIVTSLVLAIEVLKVICAVILLLAEGNLKKQFSNWSLVGSLTASGLPAAIYALQNSLLQISYKNLDSLTFSILNQTKLLFTAFFTYLILGQKQSPKQILALTLLISAAVLLSIGESSRKGVSGGSSDYVLLYGIIPVTVASVLSGLASSLCQWASQVKKHTSYMMTIEMSFIGSMCLLASTFQSPDGEALRKYGFFHEWTLWTVVSTLC from the exons ATGGGTTCGGCTTCTAAGCCAtctccgtcggcggcggcggcgcctagcCGGCGCAAGGTGGCGCTCTGCCTGGCGCTCCTCACCCTGCAGTACGGCGCGCAGCCCCTGATCTCCAAGCGCTGCGTCGG GCGAGAAGTTATAGTAACTTCATTGGTTCTTGCAATTGAAGTATTAAAG GTTATATGTGCTGTCATTTTATTACTGGCAGAGGGCAATCTGAAGAAGCAATTCAGTAATTGGAGTCTTGTCGGATCGCTGACTGCGTCAGGACTTCCTGCTGCAATCTATGCACTTCAGAATAGCCTGTTGCAGATATCATACAAGAATTTAGATTCCCTGACCTTTTCAATCCTTAATCAGACCAAGCTATTATTCACAGCATTCTTCACGTATCTTATTTTGGG GCAAAAACAATCGCCCAAACAAATTTTAGCATTAACCCTCTTAATCAGCGCGGCTGTCCTTTTAAGCATTGGGGAGAGTAGCAGGAAAGGTGTAAGTGGTGGTAGCTCTGATTATGTCTTACTCTATGGAATCATTCCTGTAACGGTCGCATCAGTGTTGTCTGGTTTGGCCTCTTCCTTGTGTCAGTGGGCATCTCAG GTAAAAAAGCATACGTCCTATATGATGACTATCGAGATGTCATTTATTGGGAGTATGTGCTTGTTAGCAAGTACCTTTCAGTCACCAGACGGAGAAGCCCTGAGAAAATA